A window of the Hevea brasiliensis isolate MT/VB/25A 57/8 chromosome 6, ASM3005281v1, whole genome shotgun sequence genome harbors these coding sequences:
- the LOC110664734 gene encoding protein FLUORESCENT IN BLUE LIGHT, chloroplastic isoform X2: MYKGQPTGATPTVLSSSNQMAVVIRSACFLAGPYCVTSPPSDLVISGNLHLPGKLDSLLFKVERFATSFGDASSVPSPFRHKLAKTEGVHLRPAVQGEVIQISGLLARQRRGELERLNEQLRQINAALRRQAKIESYAPSLSYAPIGSRIAENEVIVDPRKQELISRLKTGKNFLRNQDPEKAFVEFKTALELAQSLKDSIEEKKAARGLGASLQRQGKYREAIKYHSLVLAISEREGENSGNTEAYGAIADCYTELGDLERAGKFYDKYIARLETD, encoded by the exons ATGTATAAAGGGCAGCCCACTGGAGCAACACCTACAGTTTTATCTTCTTCAAACCAAATGGCGGTAGTAATCCGTAGCGCTTGCTTCCTTGCCGGTCCATATTGTGTCACTTCTCCACCGTCCGATCTCGTCATCTCCGGCAATCTTCATCTTCCCG GGAAATTGGATTCACTTTTGTTTAAAGTGGAAAGGTTTGCAACATCATTTGGAGATGCCTCCAGTGTACCATCTCCTTTTCGCCACAAGTTAGCAAAGACCGAAGGTGTACATCTGAGGCCTGCAGTGCAAGGAGAAGTCATTCAAATATCAG GATTGCTTGCACGACAGAGGAGAGGGGAGTTGGAACGGCTGAATGAACAATTGCGCCAAATCAATGCAGCTCTAAGGAGGCAGGCTAAAATTGAGTCCTACGCCCCCAGCTTGAGTTATGCTCCTATTGGTAGTAGAATTGCAGAGAATGAAGTGATTGTTGATCCAAGAAAGCAGGAATTGATTTCTCGGTTAAAAACTGGAAAGAATTTTTTGAGGAATCAAGATCCAGAGAAGGCATTTGTAGAGTTTAAGACAGCTCTTGAGCTTGCTCAGAGTCTAAAGGATTCAATAGAGGAGAAGAAGGCTGCAAGAGGTTTAG GGGCCTCACTGCAAAGGCAGGGAAAGTATCGTGAAGCCATTAAATATCACTCATTGGTTCTTGCGATCTCTGAACGAGAAGGAGAGAACTCTGGGAACACAGAGGCTTACGGGGCAATAGCAGATTGTTATACTGAACTTGGAGACCTTGAGCGTGCTGGCAAATTCTATGACAAGTACATTGCAAGGTTGGAAACAGACTGA
- the LOC110664734 gene encoding protein FLUORESCENT IN BLUE LIGHT, chloroplastic isoform X1, whose protein sequence is MYKGQPTGATPTVLSSSNQMAVVIRSACFLAGPYCVTSPPSDLVISGNLHLPGKLDSLLFKVERFATSFGDASSVPSPFRHKLAKTEGVHLRPAVQGEVIQISGMMGDLKLRSSAMAFFVNALMWTTPFEALAETCEADNSFFNMPLLLFVALIGATVGGLLARQRRGELERLNEQLRQINAALRRQAKIESYAPSLSYAPIGSRIAENEVIVDPRKQELISRLKTGKNFLRNQDPEKAFVEFKTALELAQSLKDSIEEKKAARGLGASLQRQGKYREAIKYHSLVLAISEREGENSGNTEAYGAIADCYTELGDLERAGKFYDKYIARLETD, encoded by the exons ATGTATAAAGGGCAGCCCACTGGAGCAACACCTACAGTTTTATCTTCTTCAAACCAAATGGCGGTAGTAATCCGTAGCGCTTGCTTCCTTGCCGGTCCATATTGTGTCACTTCTCCACCGTCCGATCTCGTCATCTCCGGCAATCTTCATCTTCCCG GGAAATTGGATTCACTTTTGTTTAAAGTGGAAAGGTTTGCAACATCATTTGGAGATGCCTCCAGTGTACCATCTCCTTTTCGCCACAAGTTAGCAAAGACCGAAGGTGTACATCTGAGGCCTGCAGTGCAAGGAGAAGTCATTCAAATATCAGGTATGATG GGTGATTTAAAATTGAGATCCTCGGCAATGGCATTTTTTGTTAATGCCTTGATGTGGACTACCCCTTTTGAAGCTTTAGCTGAAACATGTGAGGCTGACAATTCTTTCTTCAACATGCCTTTGCTACTATTTGTGGCTCTCATAGGAGCTACTGTTGGAG GATTGCTTGCACGACAGAGGAGAGGGGAGTTGGAACGGCTGAATGAACAATTGCGCCAAATCAATGCAGCTCTAAGGAGGCAGGCTAAAATTGAGTCCTACGCCCCCAGCTTGAGTTATGCTCCTATTGGTAGTAGAATTGCAGAGAATGAAGTGATTGTTGATCCAAGAAAGCAGGAATTGATTTCTCGGTTAAAAACTGGAAAGAATTTTTTGAGGAATCAAGATCCAGAGAAGGCATTTGTAGAGTTTAAGACAGCTCTTGAGCTTGCTCAGAGTCTAAAGGATTCAATAGAGGAGAAGAAGGCTGCAAGAGGTTTAG GGGCCTCACTGCAAAGGCAGGGAAAGTATCGTGAAGCCATTAAATATCACTCATTGGTTCTTGCGATCTCTGAACGAGAAGGAGAGAACTCTGGGAACACAGAGGCTTACGGGGCAATAGCAGATTGTTATACTGAACTTGGAGACCTTGAGCGTGCTGGCAAATTCTATGACAAGTACATTGCAAGGTTGGAAACAGACTGA